Proteins from a genomic interval of Bombus affinis isolate iyBomAffi1 chromosome 14, iyBomAffi1.2, whole genome shotgun sequence:
- the LOC126923849 gene encoding uncharacterized protein LOC126923849: MFRYILKRLSPESCSRYFTRRYSDSNKNKTSNNDIAYEAEYYYKQDKELLEMLKQKMQEEVKCMQDEVTSMRNKIEEYNRTINENLRFLKGLEKDLSASDKK, from the exons ATGtttcgatatattttaaaaagattATCGCCTGAAAGCTG TTCTAGATATTTCACAAGGAGATACAGTGATTCTAATAAAAACAAAACTTCGAACAATGATATTGCATACGAGGCTGAATATTATTACAAACAG GATAAAGAATTGTTAGAAatgttaaaacaaaaaatgcaaGAGGAAGTGAAATGCATGCAAGACGAGGTGACATCAATGcgtaataaaattgaagaataTAATCGTACCATCAACGAAAATCTCCGATTTTTAAAAGGTCTTGAGAAAGATTTATCGGCTAGCGATAAGAAATAG
- the LOC126923848 gene encoding ATPase inhibitor mai-2, mitochondrial → MQRVITTFSRNMASLSQVKMIGERGSGAGKGGGGGGSIRDAGGAFGKMEAAHEDQYFYNLQKQQIQKLKEDLHDEISFHEEQIKRHQEAINRHKKRITDMDDK, encoded by the exons ATGCAACGAGTTATTACTACGTTTTCTCGAAATATGGCTTCATTGAG CCAAGTAAAAATGATTGGTGAACGTGGATCTGGAGCTGGTAAAGGAGGTGGCGGTGGTGGAAGCATCCGTGATGCTGGTGGAGCTTTTGGAAAAATGGAAGCAGCTCATGAAGATCAATATTTCTATAATCTG CAAAAGCAACAAATTCAAAAGCTGAAAGAGGACCTTCACGATGAGATCTCTTTCCATGAGGAACAAATCAAACGCCATCAGGAAGCCATAAACCGTCACAAAAAAAGAATCACAGATATGGATGATAAATAA